One Chloroflexota bacterium DNA window includes the following coding sequences:
- a CDS encoding Zn-dependent alcohol dehydrogenase — MQTKAAVLWEPGKDGFEIEQLDMLEPRSGEVIVRYVAAGVCHSDLHYVQGRNFHPVPAVLGHEGAGVVEAVGPDVTMVKVGDHVLTSYLPACGHCKWCTIGRPRMCDLTVQPRWLMHDGTTRFRKGDTEIFQMHQLGTFSERAIVPQISLIPIRKDAPLDVVCLVSCGVMTGAGAVMNRAKIEPGSTVAVWGCGGIGLNAIQMAALMGASKVIAVDVFPQKLEWSREFGATHLIDASKEDVVARIQEICGDGGADYAFEAVGTQKTMEQAFEAIHRGGMAVMIGVAPQGTKVSVESAALLSEKILTGTGFGSARQRVDLPKIVDMFMEGKYKLRELISQFVELEDINRAYAQLEAGEVRRSVIRYS, encoded by the coding sequence ATGCAGACCAAGGCAGCGGTGCTCTGGGAGCCCGGCAAGGACGGTTTCGAGATCGAGCAGCTCGATATGCTGGAGCCACGCAGCGGCGAGGTGATCGTGCGGTACGTGGCGGCAGGGGTCTGCCACAGCGACCTGCATTACGTTCAAGGCCGCAACTTTCACCCAGTCCCGGCCGTCCTCGGCCACGAGGGCGCGGGCGTCGTGGAGGCCGTCGGGCCGGACGTGACGATGGTAAAGGTCGGCGATCACGTCCTGACCTCGTACCTGCCGGCCTGCGGACACTGTAAGTGGTGCACCATCGGCCGGCCGCGCATGTGCGACCTGACGGTCCAGCCGCGCTGGCTCATGCACGACGGCACCACCCGCTTCCGCAAGGGAGACACCGAGATCTTCCAGATGCACCAGCTCGGGACGTTCTCCGAGCGGGCTATCGTGCCCCAGATCAGCCTGATCCCGATCCGCAAGGATGCGCCGCTCGACGTGGTCTGCCTCGTCTCGTGCGGCGTCATGACCGGCGCTGGCGCGGTCATGAACCGGGCGAAGATCGAGCCCGGCTCGACGGTGGCGGTCTGGGGCTGCGGCGGCATCGGGCTGAACGCGATCCAGATGGCGGCGCTGATGGGTGCGTCGAAGGTGATCGCCGTGGACGTCTTCCCGCAGAAGCTGGAGTGGTCCCGTGAGTTCGGGGCGACCCACCTGATCGACGCCAGCAAGGAAGACGTGGTCGCGCGGATTCAGGAGATCTGCGGCGACGGTGGCGCGGACTACGCTTTTGAAGCGGTGGGCACGCAGAAGACGATGGAGCAGGCGTTCGAGGCGATCCACCGGGGCGGCATGGCGGTCATGATCGGGGTGGCGCCGCAGGGCACGAAGGTGTCGGTCGAGAGCGCGGCGCTGCTCTCCGAGAAGATCCTGACCGGGACCGGCTTCGGGAGCGCCCGCCAGCGGGTCGACCTGCCGAAGATCGTGGACATGTTCATGGAGGGCAAGTACAAGCTGCGCGAGCTGATCAGCCAGTTCGTCGAGCTGGAAGACATCAACCGGGCGTACGCCCAGTTGGAGGCGG